In Chitinophaga nivalis, a single genomic region encodes these proteins:
- a CDS encoding DUF4194 domain-containing protein: protein MEHEYALSLIALLKGIVYNHQKEVWDNLLRYEPDVKKYFLPVRLELFLDKSEGYAFLRQKESSEDEELLPRLTEKRQLNFLTSLLCVVLRKFLLEHDAQCGSVRSIISEQEIVSRTMVYLPTTHDEAKQQEKIITTINKVLEIGFLRKMEDQEKNYEIHRIIKGFVNADIVDETLRKFQRYAEEKKVTD, encoded by the coding sequence ATGGAACACGAATATGCTTTAAGTCTTATTGCCTTATTAAAGGGCATTGTGTATAATCATCAGAAAGAAGTATGGGACAATCTGTTGCGCTATGAGCCCGATGTGAAAAAATATTTTCTCCCGGTAAGGCTTGAGTTATTTCTGGATAAAAGCGAAGGATACGCTTTCCTAAGGCAAAAAGAATCGAGTGAGGACGAAGAGTTATTGCCCCGACTAACAGAGAAAAGACAATTAAATTTTTTAACGTCATTACTGTGTGTAGTATTAAGGAAATTTTTACTGGAGCATGATGCACAGTGTGGATCTGTAAGGTCTATTATTAGCGAGCAGGAGATTGTTAGTCGTACAATGGTATATCTGCCAACAACCCATGATGAAGCGAAACAGCAAGAGAAAATTATAACAACCATTAATAAGGTATTGGAAATTGGTTTCTTGCGAAAAATGGAAGATCAGGAGAAAAATTATGAAATCCACCGTATTATAAAAGGGTTCGTCAATGCGGATATCGTTGATGAAACATTACGCAAATTCCAGCGTTACGCGGAAGAAAAGAAGGTAACAGACTAA
- a CDS encoding ATP-binding protein: MEELIPDSMDGILLAGFRLQYLEVLNWGTFNKVRWQIQPNGHNALLTGDIGSGKSTLVDALTCLLVPHNKIIFNKAAGAEGKERNLLSYVRGEYKKEKEEITKVAKKVYLRPDDNTYTVVIGNFHNQGYGEDICLAQFFWIGKEGKVEKLLVIGTVPLTIKDHFGNFTDITELRKKLRNTEGVQLFNDNFSQYNEHFRRLFGMNSDKAIDLFYQTVSMKSVSSLTDFVREQMLERTDVKDQIATLLKRFDDLNKAHAAVVHAREQYQILKPLTEACIAYGDVTREMEDIEAMMEVMPIWFSEKKRRLLEEAIENETEILRKITQQQLDISTELSELDLRRQSIIQDIANNGGNRIEQIAVEIKRHEQEKSTKRKEFEEYERLASQAGLKSIQDENDFLDNIKSANTLQERCVQLETTLREKRDNLVSELRKQETEYKFEYTELQSLKERKTQIPGWLIGFRTQLCRDLRINEEELPFAGELLKVNEAEIVWEGAIEKLFHDVGMSLLVPQHHYKSVSTYVNDNPLKSADGRGIKLTYLEADLRTNSRVIKELDEDSIVCKVDIKPDTPFYDWLEVYIQRSFGDYICTDVEGLQHVSFGITQKGLIRSGRIRHTKDDRKRIDDRRNYLLGWSNTEKIKVLEDAIHKLEEKIDQLKMEVDKIEEDEKQNNRKKQILDFLLYVKDFSRINWHYHMEKIYVLEQERSNLLNNNDVLAQLQRNKTEVDGQISDMRTKDNQITEEIGALKITIRNFEDQERNAGQQIEQLQQYLKDKWYPLVEEKLERKEFSLKNIDNKQEEFRKQFQGENGELKRLRRKQMDHRSTVERKMREIKEHSRAEYSEIAESIEARAEYINKFEKLASEDLKRHEERFKEELNKNVINSIAVFDSQLQKHELDIKQKIRTINQHLSEIVYNAAQDTYITILMDITTSKEVRLFREELKKCYTHSFSSNNELYTEEKYEQVKRILDRFASMESVDKDWTNTVTDVRKWFEFNASERYRADESEKEFYEGSGGKSGGQKEKLAYTILASALAYQFGLQFGESKSRSFRFVVIDEAFGRGSDESTRYGLELFRKLNLQLLIVTPLQKIHVIENHVNSFHFVSNREGNYSQVNNFSKEAYETEKNRHNGLFKNEGNL, from the coding sequence ATGGAAGAACTTATACCTGATTCAATGGATGGCATATTGTTGGCTGGTTTTCGCCTTCAATATCTTGAAGTGTTAAATTGGGGGACCTTTAATAAGGTACGCTGGCAGATACAACCTAATGGGCATAATGCTTTGCTGACCGGAGATATAGGTTCAGGTAAATCTACGTTGGTGGATGCACTGACTTGTCTTTTAGTCCCCCATAACAAAATAATCTTCAATAAAGCAGCTGGTGCGGAGGGTAAGGAACGTAATTTACTAAGTTATGTAAGGGGGGAGTATAAAAAAGAAAAGGAAGAAATTACCAAGGTTGCAAAGAAAGTGTACTTGCGTCCTGATGACAATACATATACGGTAGTTATCGGAAATTTTCATAATCAAGGGTATGGGGAGGATATATGTTTGGCTCAATTTTTTTGGATAGGTAAGGAAGGAAAAGTTGAAAAATTACTTGTTATAGGAACGGTACCTTTAACCATCAAAGATCACTTTGGTAATTTTACGGATATTACTGAGCTAAGAAAAAAACTTCGCAATACTGAGGGAGTACAGTTGTTTAATGATAATTTTTCTCAATACAATGAGCATTTTAGACGGCTTTTTGGTATGAATAGCGATAAAGCTATTGACCTGTTTTATCAGACTGTTTCTATGAAGTCAGTCAGCAGTCTCACCGATTTTGTCCGGGAACAAATGTTGGAACGAACAGATGTAAAAGACCAGATTGCAACGTTGTTGAAACGATTCGATGACCTGAACAAAGCACATGCTGCAGTAGTACATGCAAGAGAACAATACCAGATATTAAAACCGCTGACAGAGGCTTGTATAGCCTATGGAGACGTGACCCGGGAGATGGAAGATATTGAAGCGATGATGGAGGTAATGCCTATCTGGTTTTCTGAAAAAAAAAGGAGATTGCTGGAAGAGGCAATTGAAAATGAAACGGAAATACTGAGAAAGATAACACAACAACAATTAGATATTTCAACAGAGCTGAGTGAGCTTGATCTCCGAAGACAGAGTATTATACAGGATATAGCCAATAATGGCGGCAATAGAATAGAACAAATCGCTGTAGAAATTAAACGCCACGAACAGGAAAAAAGTACTAAAAGAAAGGAATTTGAGGAGTATGAACGCCTCGCTTCCCAAGCAGGACTTAAGAGTATTCAGGATGAAAATGACTTTCTGGACAATATTAAAAGCGCCAATACACTGCAAGAGCGATGTGTTCAACTTGAAACGACGCTACGTGAAAAAAGAGATAACCTTGTAAGTGAATTACGTAAACAGGAAACAGAGTATAAGTTTGAGTATACAGAACTACAATCACTAAAAGAACGTAAAACTCAAATACCTGGTTGGCTCATAGGCTTTCGTACTCAATTATGTAGAGATCTGCGTATTAATGAAGAAGAATTGCCTTTTGCTGGTGAGTTGTTGAAAGTCAATGAAGCAGAAATAGTATGGGAAGGTGCAATTGAGAAACTTTTTCATGATGTCGGTATGAGCCTGTTGGTTCCTCAGCATCACTATAAAAGTGTAAGTACGTACGTTAATGATAACCCCTTAAAGAGTGCAGATGGCCGTGGTATTAAATTGACCTACTTAGAAGCTGATTTAAGAACCAATAGCCGTGTTATAAAGGAATTAGATGAAGATAGTATTGTTTGTAAAGTTGACATCAAGCCCGATACGCCCTTTTATGATTGGCTCGAAGTATACATACAGCGAAGTTTTGGAGATTATATCTGTACAGATGTAGAAGGTTTGCAGCATGTGTCCTTCGGTATTACACAAAAAGGTCTGATTAGAAGTGGGCGTATACGCCATACCAAAGATGACCGGAAACGAATAGATGACAGGCGTAACTATCTGTTGGGTTGGAGTAATACAGAGAAAATAAAAGTATTGGAAGATGCTATCCATAAGCTGGAAGAAAAAATAGATCAGCTGAAGATGGAGGTGGATAAAATAGAGGAAGACGAAAAACAAAATAATCGGAAAAAACAAATTTTAGACTTTTTGCTTTATGTGAAAGATTTTTCTCGTATCAACTGGCATTACCATATGGAGAAAATCTACGTGTTGGAACAGGAACGAAGCAATCTGCTGAACAACAATGATGTGCTTGCCCAGTTGCAACGAAATAAGACAGAAGTAGATGGACAGATTAGTGATATGAGAACAAAGGATAATCAGATCACTGAGGAAATCGGTGCGTTAAAAATTACCATTCGAAACTTTGAAGACCAGGAAAGAAATGCTGGTCAGCAAATAGAACAGCTGCAACAATATCTTAAGGATAAATGGTATCCTTTGGTTGAAGAAAAGCTGGAAAGAAAGGAGTTTTCACTAAAGAATATCGATAACAAACAGGAGGAATTTCGGAAACAATTTCAAGGAGAGAATGGAGAGTTGAAACGGCTTAGAAGGAAACAAATGGATCACAGGTCCACTGTAGAGAGAAAAATGAGAGAAATTAAGGAGCATTCAAGAGCTGAATACAGTGAAATCGCTGAAAGTATAGAGGCCCGTGCAGAATATATAAACAAATTTGAAAAACTGGCTTCGGAAGATTTAAAACGCCATGAAGAACGTTTTAAAGAAGAACTCAATAAAAATGTAATTAATAGTATAGCCGTTTTTGATAGCCAGTTACAAAAGCACGAATTGGATATAAAACAAAAAATACGGACCATCAATCAGCATCTTTCAGAAATCGTGTATAATGCTGCACAGGACACTTATATCACTATTCTGATGGATATTACCACAAGTAAAGAAGTACGTTTGTTTAGGGAAGAGTTAAAGAAGTGCTATACCCATTCTTTTAGCAGCAATAATGAACTTTATACGGAAGAAAAATATGAGCAGGTTAAACGTATCCTGGATCGCTTTGCAAGCATGGAAAGCGTAGATAAAGATTGGACAAATACGGTTACTGATGTAAGGAAATGGTTTGAGTTTAACGCCAGTGAACGTTATAGAGCTGACGAAAGCGAAAAGGAGTTTTATGAAGGCTCCGGTGGGAAAAGTGGTGGACAAAAAGAAAAACTTGCATATACTATTCTGGCAAGTGCACTCGCTTATCAATTCGGTCTGCAGTTTGGGGAAAGCAAAAGCCGGAGTTTTCGTTTTGTTGTAATTGATGAGGCTTTTGGAAGAGGAAGTGATGAAAGTACCAGGTATGGACTAGAGTTGTTCAGAAAACTGAATCTTCAACTGCTTATTGTTACGCCGCTGCAAAAGATACATGTGATAGAAAATCATGTAAATTCCTTTCATTTTGTCAGTAATCGGGAAGGTAACTATTCACAGGTAAACAATTTTTCGAAAGAAGCCTATGAAACTGAAAAAAATAGACATAATGGTCTTTTTAAAAATGAAGGAAACTTATGA
- a CDS encoding Wadjet anti-phage system protein JetD domain-containing protein: MISPEEIKVQASKWWKPLLQSKISGAVFFPKVIDRIGKVKSDHITQRFELLQQEITILYHHSKNQTGIGYLVKTAGHNFRRTGSHELPDAIVFETMEDYLFFTGKKKEWNVFLASYESIMSEIPALKDWTWEHCLWLTDHNVKWVDVLKVCHYFIQTPRPNLYLRQLPIAIHTKFIEDNTVLIKSLLDFLIPGDIRDLTQKRFAERFFLKYNETLVRIRILDDHKLLDGRFSDISIPLSDFEKAEFTAEYVLITENQMNFLALPPIPSTIAIWSGGGFNISYLKRVMWLQHKKIFYWGDIDEHGFQILHQLRSYYPLATSIMMDRITFDLYNEYAVEGFRNKSERLGSLTEEENEMYQHLKTLHKNNRLEQEKLPQVYIDSYLGKISKK, translated from the coding sequence ATGATAAGTCCGGAAGAAATAAAAGTACAGGCATCAAAATGGTGGAAACCTTTGCTGCAAAGTAAAATATCCGGAGCGGTATTTTTTCCCAAGGTAATTGACCGTATAGGAAAAGTAAAGTCGGATCATATCACGCAACGATTCGAATTATTACAACAGGAAATAACAATACTTTATCATCATTCCAAAAACCAAACGGGAATCGGATATCTGGTGAAAACGGCTGGACATAACTTCAGGCGTACCGGAAGTCATGAATTACCTGATGCTATTGTATTTGAAACCATGGAGGATTACTTGTTCTTTACTGGTAAGAAAAAAGAGTGGAATGTTTTCTTAGCAAGCTACGAAAGTATTATGAGTGAGATACCTGCGCTTAAAGATTGGACTTGGGAACATTGTTTATGGCTGACAGATCATAATGTTAAATGGGTGGATGTATTGAAGGTATGTCATTACTTCATCCAAACACCGCGTCCCAACCTTTACTTACGGCAGTTACCCATCGCAATTCATACAAAGTTTATTGAAGATAATACTGTTCTGATAAAGTCGTTATTGGATTTTCTCATTCCTGGCGATATTCGGGACTTAACCCAAAAACGATTCGCGGAACGATTCTTTCTGAAATATAACGAAACTCTGGTAAGAATACGGATTTTAGACGACCACAAACTTTTAGATGGAAGATTTTCCGATATTAGCATTCCACTTTCGGATTTTGAAAAAGCTGAATTCACTGCAGAGTATGTGTTGATTACAGAAAATCAAATGAACTTTCTGGCATTACCCCCGATTCCTTCTACAATAGCAATCTGGAGTGGGGGTGGTTTTAACATCAGCTACCTAAAAAGGGTAATGTGGTTGCAGCATAAAAAAATCTTCTACTGGGGTGATATAGATGAACATGGTTTCCAAATACTGCATCAACTGAGGAGTTATTATCCACTAGCTACCAGTATTATGATGGATAGAATAACATTTGATCTGTATAATGAGTATGCAGTAGAGGGATTCCGGAATAAATCTGAACGATTAGGCTCACTCACTGAAGAGGAAAATGAAATGTATCAGCATTTAAAAACACTCCACAAAAATAACAGGTTAGAACAAGAAAAATTGCCACAGGTTTATATAGATAGCTATTTAGGGAAAATTTCAAAAAAATGA
- a CDS encoding carbon-nitrogen hydrolase family protein, whose translation MRVALASPPFPTSINDGLYWADQLIQSAIQDKADIICFPESYLPGYPGMGAGAAERTPEQLQAALDKVCELAATYAIAVIMPMDWHHPDGLVNVAHVISSTGEVLGYQTKNQLDPTEDNIWIPGTQRHLFEIKGVKFGITICHEGFRYPESVRWAARQDAAIVFHPHFVGSNTQGVPLTTWGHQDNPYYEKAMMMRAMENTIYFASVNYASLYPEAASSIVGPDGSCVAHVPYGQPGVVVAEIDPARATGLLAKRFKSELYR comes from the coding sequence ATGAGAGTAGCTTTAGCCTCCCCTCCGTTTCCCACTTCCATCAACGATGGCTTATATTGGGCGGACCAATTAATACAATCCGCCATTCAAGATAAGGCGGATATTATCTGCTTTCCGGAATCCTACCTGCCTGGTTATCCCGGTATGGGCGCCGGCGCCGCGGAACGCACACCGGAACAACTACAGGCGGCATTGGATAAGGTATGTGAACTGGCCGCTACCTACGCCATCGCTGTGATCATGCCCATGGACTGGCATCACCCGGACGGTCTGGTCAATGTAGCACATGTCATCTCCTCCACTGGTGAAGTATTAGGGTATCAGACCAAAAACCAGCTGGACCCCACAGAAGATAATATCTGGATACCCGGTACCCAGCGTCATCTTTTTGAAATAAAGGGCGTTAAATTCGGTATCACCATCTGCCACGAAGGGTTCCGGTACCCTGAATCAGTACGGTGGGCTGCCCGGCAGGATGCTGCCATTGTATTTCATCCGCATTTCGTGGGTAGCAACACACAGGGCGTTCCTCTTACTACCTGGGGACATCAGGACAATCCCTATTACGAAAAAGCCATGATGATGCGGGCTATGGAAAATACCATCTACTTTGCCAGCGTCAACTATGCCTCCCTTTATCCGGAAGCTGCCAGCTCTATCGTAGGACCGGATGGTAGCTGCGTGGCACATGTACCTTATGGGCAACCTGGTGTAGTGGTGGCAGAGATTGATCCGGCGCGGGCTACCGGTTTGCTGGCAAAGCGGTTCAAAAGTGAGTTGTATAGGTAG
- a CDS encoding MBL fold metallo-hydrolase, protein MAQRITVKVLEIKTNIRNEDILLYPALISIGSKNWLVDAGYVETFEIFKTQLAAQGIAIADLQGILISHDDLDHVGGLALFRKAHPDLVYYASEIETPTLTGARKSARLQQAEDLFPQLPEAYHAWALNFQQQLKQIERVSIDVLLKDQDQIAAEIVVIHTPGHTSGHLSFYLPSLKTLIACDVVVIENGQLNIANPAFTLDMPAAVASLQKISQLDIQRLICYHGGEMTTNIAAQLQAVIATYTDAAR, encoded by the coding sequence ATGGCGCAAAGAATAACGGTAAAAGTATTGGAAATAAAGACCAACATAAGAAACGAGGATATTTTGTTATATCCGGCACTGATCAGTATTGGTTCAAAAAATTGGTTGGTGGATGCGGGCTATGTGGAAACATTTGAAATATTTAAGACACAATTGGCCGCGCAGGGCATAGCTATTGCTGATTTGCAGGGTATATTGATTTCACATGACGACCTGGATCATGTAGGCGGGTTAGCCCTTTTCAGGAAAGCGCATCCGGACCTTGTATATTATGCTTCGGAGATAGAGACCCCAACGCTGACGGGAGCGCGGAAGTCGGCACGGTTACAACAGGCGGAAGATTTATTTCCGCAGTTGCCCGAAGCATATCATGCGTGGGCGCTGAATTTTCAGCAGCAGTTAAAGCAAATAGAAAGAGTTTCCATAGATGTGTTGTTAAAAGATCAGGATCAGATAGCAGCAGAGATCGTGGTGATACATACCCCTGGCCATACCAGTGGCCATCTGTCTTTTTATCTGCCCTCTCTGAAAACGTTGATTGCCTGTGATGTAGTAGTGATAGAAAACGGACAGCTGAACATTGCCAATCCGGCATTTACATTGGATATGCCGGCTGCAGTAGCATCGTTGCAAAAGATCAGCCAGCTGGATATACAACGTTTGATCTGTTATCATGGTGGTGAAATGACCACTAACATCGCGGCTCAGTTACAGGCCGTAATAGCTACTTATACTGATGCTGCCAGGTAA
- a CDS encoding helix-turn-helix domain-containing protein, with product MKYQEIIPGEKLRPYVKCYYLFESAQEAAIEDMVFPGGHMEIIFNLGNGIWQSAAGEGFHTTPPVELWGKITQPLAVRSLGKHTMLGIRFHAHSAAYFLREELWRFNDQIADLRDLLGEPVKTLHARLLEQPQLHRRIELIEQFLIGRLALNARKADNITLIGQVIKEMQVSTDTDRIEAVAVKHNISSRYLRKLFMQYTGVSPKLYHKINRFQLSLQLMNKNATSLTAITYDCGYFDQSHFIRDFKHFAGITPSEYAPEQLPVSQAIAGK from the coding sequence ATGAAGTACCAGGAAATTATACCAGGGGAAAAATTAAGGCCGTATGTGAAATGTTATTACCTTTTTGAGTCTGCGCAGGAGGCGGCGATAGAAGATATGGTATTTCCGGGTGGCCATATGGAAATCATTTTCAACCTGGGCAATGGTATCTGGCAATCGGCGGCTGGTGAAGGGTTTCATACCACGCCACCGGTGGAGTTATGGGGGAAGATCACCCAGCCGCTGGCCGTTCGGTCACTGGGGAAACATACTATGCTGGGCATTCGTTTTCATGCCCATTCTGCCGCTTACTTTTTGCGGGAAGAACTCTGGCGCTTCAATGATCAGATAGCGGATTTGCGCGATCTGCTGGGTGAACCGGTGAAAACATTACACGCACGCCTGCTGGAACAACCACAATTGCATCGTCGTATAGAACTGATAGAACAATTTTTAATAGGCCGGCTGGCTTTAAATGCCCGTAAAGCAGACAATATTACCCTGATCGGGCAGGTCATCAAAGAGATGCAGGTCAGTACCGATACAGACCGGATAGAAGCCGTAGCGGTGAAACATAATATCTCTTCCCGGTATCTCCGTAAGCTGTTCATGCAGTACACAGGTGTCTCTCCCAAACTATACCACAAAATAAACCGCTTTCAGCTCAGCCTGCAGCTGATGAATAAAAATGCCACTTCGCTGACAGCGATTACCTACGATTGCGGCTATTTTGATCAGTCGCATTTTATCCGTGATTTCAAACATTTCGCAGGTATTACCCCTTCTGAATACGCGCCGGAACAGTTGCCGGTTTCTCAGGCTATCGCGGGTAAGTAA
- a CDS encoding isocitrate lyase/PEP mutase family protein, which translates to MSTAFQTFKDLHQAGGLLTLPNIWDAGSALLLQEKQFPAIATSSMAVANSLGYGDGEEMSFEEYLFVIRRILAAIQIPLSVDLETGYGRTPEEIYERVLTLVNLGVAGINIEDSAIGSAGRTLQDAVTFARTITYLKERLTAENQSLFINVRCDTFLLGVADALPESLRRIKLYETTGADGIFLPCIREQADIVAAVGATTLPLNVMCIPGLPDFDMLRAAGVKRVSMGGFLYQAVYNQVGALSDRIDSEQHFAGLFA; encoded by the coding sequence ATGTCTACAGCTTTTCAAACATTCAAAGACCTGCATCAGGCGGGTGGTTTATTGACATTACCCAATATCTGGGATGCCGGCAGCGCACTGCTGTTACAGGAGAAACAATTTCCGGCTATCGCCACTTCCAGTATGGCAGTAGCCAATAGCCTGGGATACGGAGATGGAGAGGAAATGTCTTTTGAAGAATATCTGTTTGTGATCAGGCGGATATTGGCCGCTATTCAGATCCCATTGTCGGTAGACCTGGAGACAGGCTATGGCCGTACACCGGAAGAGATTTATGAACGGGTACTGACACTGGTGAACCTCGGTGTGGCCGGTATCAATATAGAAGATTCCGCCATCGGTAGCGCGGGCCGCACCCTACAGGATGCCGTTACTTTCGCTCGTACCATTACCTATCTTAAAGAACGGCTGACCGCTGAAAACCAATCACTCTTCATCAATGTCCGTTGTGATACCTTTTTGCTGGGCGTGGCAGATGCATTACCGGAATCACTCCGCCGGATAAAACTATACGAAACAACCGGTGCAGATGGCATTTTCCTGCCCTGCATCCGGGAGCAGGCAGATATTGTAGCTGCAGTAGGCGCTACCACATTGCCGCTGAATGTGATGTGCATCCCCGGACTCCCGGATTTTGATATGCTGCGGGCAGCAGGAGTGAAACGGGTGAGTATGGGTGGTTTCTTGTATCAGGCGGTGTATAATCAGGTGGGTGCGTTATCTGACCGGATAGATAGCGAACAACATTTTGCCGGTCTCTTTGCCTGA
- a CDS encoding YybH family protein → MHLPKRAADAHAALAAAFNTGDVATVMGMYDVTGIIVPEPENPVSGKEAFETAIKAILSIGGIMEIKTVYCLETGSLAVGRSEWNITDGDTVKIKAKGIEVMRQQEDGTWKIVIDHAFGAEII, encoded by the coding sequence ATGCACTTACCTAAAAGAGCTGCTGATGCACATGCAGCGCTGGCTGCCGCTTTCAATACCGGTGATGTGGCCACTGTGATGGGTATGTATGATGTAACCGGCATTATTGTGCCGGAGCCGGAAAATCCTGTGTCGGGAAAAGAAGCATTTGAAACAGCCATTAAAGCCATTTTATCTATTGGTGGAATCATGGAAATTAAAACCGTGTATTGCCTGGAAACAGGTAGTCTGGCTGTTGGCCGGTCAGAGTGGAACATTACCGATGGCGATACCGTGAAGATAAAAGCAAAAGGTATTGAAGTGATGCGACAACAGGAAGATGGTACCTGGAAGATCGTGATCGATCATGCTTTTGGCGCAGAAATAATCTGA
- a CDS encoding cysteine hydrolase family protein, whose protein sequence is MGNQVIVIIDVQKDFTGTDSPYARRHGSIHAIRQATTLIQQLLDTPKDTPFLVTQSAYRPNQFGPGLSMCIPGTPGHDLDLQLNTPHTIVVKNEHSCFTAPDFIRYLQDHQIDTLLLCGLLAEYCVKQTALDALNQGYKIILLQDYISTGDDVQERKMQTLQALQQRGAIIQ, encoded by the coding sequence ATGGGAAACCAGGTTATTGTGATCATCGATGTACAAAAAGACTTCACCGGCACGGACAGTCCCTATGCCCGGCGCCATGGCAGTATCCACGCCATCAGGCAGGCCACCACGCTTATTCAGCAGCTGCTCGACACACCAAAGGATACCCCCTTCCTGGTGACACAATCTGCTTACCGGCCGAACCAGTTCGGACCCGGTTTATCTATGTGTATTCCTGGTACACCAGGACATGACCTGGACCTGCAACTTAATACGCCACATACCATCGTTGTAAAAAACGAACACAGTTGCTTTACTGCACCGGATTTTATCCGTTACCTGCAGGATCATCAGATTGATACCTTATTGCTATGCGGGTTGCTGGCGGAATACTGTGTAAAACAAACGGCCCTCGATGCGCTGAATCAAGGCTACAAAATCATCTTGCTACAGGATTATATCAGTACCGGCGATGATGTACAGGAGCGGAAAATGCAGACCTTACAAGCGCTGCAGCAACGAGGCGCCATCATTCAATAA
- the cas6 gene encoding CRISPR-associated endoribonuclease Cas6 codes for MRCYLKLSRNERSLPFNYQQYLTGAIHKWLGNNDEHGKLSLYSFSWIKNLQQTTTGFNLTATSSFFFSAHEETLVRQLLKGVAADPAVCFGSQVTAVDIVSGRQFSSQEKLWVASPVFIKRKAINEKVKHFTYEHPESSQYLTETLQKKLQVAGLDHTGVAVRFDDHFSGSKTKISTYRDIHNKVSICPVIINGSPEQIAFAWNVGLGNSTGIGYGALS; via the coding sequence ATGCGCTGTTACCTGAAATTATCCAGGAACGAACGATCCTTGCCATTTAATTATCAACAATACCTGACAGGAGCGATACACAAATGGCTGGGGAATAATGATGAACATGGGAAGTTATCGTTGTATTCCTTCTCCTGGATCAAAAACCTGCAGCAAACCACGACTGGTTTTAACCTGACGGCCACCTCTTCTTTCTTTTTCAGTGCGCATGAGGAAACCCTCGTCAGGCAACTGCTCAAAGGAGTAGCGGCAGATCCGGCGGTATGCTTTGGCAGCCAGGTAACAGCAGTGGACATTGTATCCGGCAGACAATTTTCTTCACAGGAAAAACTATGGGTAGCCAGCCCGGTATTCATTAAACGGAAAGCCATCAATGAGAAAGTAAAACACTTTACCTATGAACATCCGGAGAGTAGTCAATACCTGACAGAAACCCTGCAGAAAAAACTGCAGGTAGCGGGGTTGGATCATACGGGTGTAGCCGTACGTTTCGATGATCATTTTTCCGGCTCCAAAACCAAGATCTCTACTTACCGGGACATCCATAACAAAGTGAGTATATGTCCCGTTATTATCAACGGCAGCCCCGAACAGATAGCTTTTGCCTGGAATGTAGGCCTGGGTAATTCTACCGGCATCGGATATGGCGCGTTGAGTTAA